Genomic segment of Motacilla alba alba isolate MOTALB_02 unplaced genomic scaffold, Motacilla_alba_V1.0_pri HiC_scaffold_34, whole genome shotgun sequence:
ctgctctcctggagtcGGAAGTACTTAAGAGATGTAAGTCGGTTGGGCCTGTGGGTATGTTCTTGTTGTGGTGTAATAAATTCTATGTGAAGTTACTGTTCAAGTTTCAGTTAAGTGCTGTTCAGTTTAAGTGAAGTGCTATAGGGCCTTTAAGCATAAACTGTTGAAATCCAGGCTCAGTTCTGCACAGGTGTCTACTCTGACCCTTGTGACTCAACAGTGGGGTCTTCCATATTCCTTTTCATCCTTACCTTTTTCTATCCTTTTCACTCCCCTGCTCCTCTTTCCCATTCTGCCACCCCCCCTCCTCAACCCCCAGCATCCAGTAAAAtggttttgggtttatttccatttggtttattgatttttgatttttgctgtttctcagaGTACTTTAGGCATCCAGTAAGTGGCATAGTGAACCTTGCCAAGGAACTTTTTGTAGGGTTGTTTTTATACGAGGCCTGTTTTTGCTGATGGGTTTTCTGTTGATTCTTTAAGTGACCTTAAAACATTGGAGACCAAGGGAACAGCTCTGCCAACATACAAGGCagtgcaggaggggcaggagctgctccaggcagtgTTTGTACTGGttgtggggggaggaggagaagggatggagaaggaggGATGAAGAAGGAGCAAGAGAAAGGATGgacaaagaaggagaaaaaagcgGGAtcaaggaggaggaagagggcgAGTAGGGAGAgacgaggaggaggaagagggaaaaggagtaGTCTTACAGTGGTCACTGTTTCTGCAGCCCAGCTTGCCCCTAGGGATTTCTCCCTTCCTGCGTTCTGCCAGTAACCAGGGAAGAGGAGCTCGGCCCAAATAACTTGGGGTGTCACTGGGACTCTTTTTTGAGCAGAGtagaatattttcagtttgcGGGACTTCAAGGCTGAGCTGCAAATTCTCCTTAGTGGGATATTGGGGGTCCCCGGCAGAGTCCCTGTGATGGGTGGTGCAGTGTGAGGTTCCCGGAGCCATGTGGAAGCATTGAGGGGTGCTGGCGAGGACAGCAGTATTGGAGACCAGGGAGAGCCAGGCTAGGGTGAAACACAGAATCCCCAGTGTGGGGAGAGGGGCAGAACTGGTACTGGGGGACCCCCAGAAagctggaggggcaggagaAAGTAGGAGGAGCCCCAGGGCCCTGAAACCAGGATCCTAAGAGGGAGGACCCAAGGCAGTCTTGATAGGAGGAGAGATAACTAATGTAGGAGGGAAGCCAGGACCCCCAATAGCATAGAGAAGGGGGATCCATGGCACACAGTCAGGAGAGAGAGAACCCCTGGGATGCCCAAAACCCTGGGCATTCATAAGCTGGACCTCAGAGAAGGGGAACCACCTGGACCCATGGTACCCCCAAGCAGCCCAGAGAAGGGAAacctcaaaaaccccaaagtggGAAGACCATAGAGGGAAGACACCTGAAATTTCCAGGAACACACGGAGCCTGAAGAGGCTGGGGACCCTGCAGAGATCTAACTTTAAATACATGCAGGACCCCCAGCATCCTGTATAGACGATATCCCCAGAACCCCAAAGTCAGGAAACCATAGAAAGGTCTTTGTACCAGCAGGCACATTACAGCCTCACAAAGGCAAAAGATCCTGAGAGATGTCACAGTGCATACGTGTAGCACGATACTGAAAACTGGCAAAGCTGTATAGCCTCACTCAGCTTCAGTCCTGTGCAGATCACAGAAGGTGAAGaatgaagcagcagagcaccagGCTTTTGTGCACACTGAAGGGAACTgcaaaaatccagcagctgctcattcacaagcacagtcagctgcgTATGCtcttgcttcttgaaaaactcaccagtgctctttttttctcataggAGAGGTTTTAGGTCTGCCTCTTGTTTTGGAGGTTTGTGTGGACACAGGATACCTGGTGACTTATGGAAATGGATTTGGACAGGAGGAAACCCCAACCCAACACAGTCACACTTTGTTACACAACAGTCCCATACCttgttttcccccaaaaccagGATTTATCATTTCTAAGCCTTGGCTAGATGGAGAAGAAGGCTGTAAGAAAGAGGAAGATGCCCCAGGATGttaccacatttctcctcatggagaaaagcaaggcacagcttttcccaggaacaTAGCTGGGactcacattctctgaaaaacagagaaagagaaacacagttcttatcacttgctgggcctgtgttgtgccaaagtagaatggaatgtggagattgtttacccaaagtgaggatgttttcttcccttggccaatcaaggccaagagtgtgtctgtgtcgAGATTGTCGGCTGGCAATCTCAACGCAGTCAGCGACAGTCATGGATGAGTGCAGTTGAGCttgtgagtgcatggcagattcaatTGTAGGTTTACAGAATAAAGTacttcatcagccttctgaagatgGCGTCAGATGCCtcatcatttttctctcccctcatccGGGGCCTGGAGTCACCCGTGATTTTTGCAATACCAGGACACtgaggcaggtgaggaggaagtcactgccccttcctccctctcctctgctccatctcccagctccatctcccctggctgcaggacaacCTTGCTGCTGACGCCATCCTGATGGATTTGGGGGAagtccttccccttccctctggcacAGAGGCAAATTCCATcctctccttgtccttcctcccctccaggcactgagctgcaggcagagaccAGGGAGAAGAAACTCCCCTGGCAGAACATTGCAGAAGAGGACATTTTGAGTGCCTCCACTGTGCAGGAATCCAACAGGGAGGAAACACCCCAGAGATATCCCATGAGGAAGGgctccaaacccagcccagggtgctccaaggaGGAAAGacccaccctgtgccaggaaggCAGCCAGAGCTTCAGCCAGAACTCGGACCTAGTGGTCTACAAGCAGCATCATATTGACGAGAAGCACTACAGGTGcttggaatgtgggaagagtTTCAGGCAGAGATCACACCTGAGAACAGCCATACAAGTGCCTGAAATGTAGGAAGGACTTCAGTGACGGCTCCAACCTCATCATCCACCGGAGCCTGCACACTGGGGAGCAGTCCTACAAGTGCGAGGAACATAGGAAGAGCTTCAGCTGGAGTTCCAACCTCCTCTCCCACCAGCTTGTCCACACTGGGGAGTGGCCCTACCAGTGCCCCACCTGCAGAAAGACATTCAGCTTCAGATCCCACCTGATCTACTACCAGAAGATCCACAGTGAGGAACGGCCCTACAAGTATCCTGAGTGTGGGAAGAGTTTTCGGAGGTACTTCCATCTGGTCATGCAtgagcaaacacacacagagggagAGGTCCTTCTGCTGCCCTGACTGTGGGAAGGGCTTCAAACACAACTCCACCCTCATCACCCACCAGCACATCCACACCAGGGAGAAGCCCTATGAATGTCctgagtgtgggaagagcttctcctACAGCTCTGCCTTGATTTCACACCAATGGACCCATGAGTAGGGGAAGCCCTACAGGTACCCTAACTTCAGGAAGAGTTTTATCTCCTGCTCCATCACTCACTAGAGGACTCATGTTGCATTATCCACAGTGACCCATATTGTGCAAAAACATGGTGATCCACATTCCTGGTGATCCATGTTGAGTGAGAACCTGGTGACCTATGTTTCACATGATCCACATTGGGAAGACACCTGGCTGGTGGTCTTCACCTCCTCCTGGTTCCCTGAGGCACCTGGATGAATGCAGGGGAAAACTTCTATCAGGATGGGGACTGACATAGGAAATTTAAGTACTGAAGCCTGAACAACAGGCCCTGTGCCAAAGCCGATCTCTAGATGAACCTTCCAACCAAACATTATATGATGTTTGCATCTGCTAATTAGTGAAATTTCAATGATAAATAGTGAAATATGTAATGTGATACAAGTGTATTTATCTTTCCACGTTTTGGGTACAGTCAAAGCAATGAAATCAGATATGTGGCCTCGTTTGGAGGTACATCATCAAAGCCAACTCCCTTGATTCCTTCTTGAGCCCTGACCAGGCTTTGGGTAGAACCCAAATGTTGTGGGTTGATGCTGGCCCCATGCCACACATCCACGAAAGCCACTTACTCTCTCCCCTCCACAGTCGGACAGGTGAGAGGAAATATCTAACAAAGTGTTGGGATAAGGACCGGGAGAGTCATCCCTCACCAAAcaccatcacaggcaaaacaggctcagTTTTGAGATACAAAATGaactaacaaaatcagagcaggataataaATAAGATAAGCCCTTAAAACCATCTTCCCTCCaaccctccctccttcccagctctatcccagcagcacaaggagacagggaatgggggttaCAGTCAGTCCATCATCTGTGGCTTctcccactgctcagggagaggagctgttCCTCTGCTTCTCTGAGGTCCCTaccacaggagacagttctccataAACTTCTCCAGAgtgagtccatcccatgggcaACAGCTGTCTGCAAACTGCTGCAACATGAGTCCATCACAGCTGCAACAGTCCTCCCCAAACTGCTGCAATGTGGGTCACCTTTCCACAGGGTCAGTCATTCAAGGATCTCTATTAATCACTATAGGCAATCTTTTGTACTAATTGTTTGCATTACTTAtccttttttaattcttttctcttttgaacTATAGAAAAttatgcttattttttaaagttgtatCTTTTGTGCTGACCCCATCAACTGGCAGAACAGAAATTCATTAGGAAGACTGCATTTGTTACTCTGCATGCTTAGAGTTTCTATTCTTTTGAGTTGGTTGTTTCTGGGGTTGGTGGCTGTGAGTCAGTGGTCACTGTCTGCCCCGCCAGAATTACCTTTGACCCAGTCAGAGCTGATTTCACACAGTTGTTGGATTGGGCTTTCCTTGTGGCCTATAAATTCTGCAATCTTTGTGTCCATTCTCAGCGATacattctcctcctccagctttgTTAATCTCCCCCAGGCCTGAGATAACACCTGGACAATTGTCCCACCTTGATCTTACCTACAGTCCAAGTGCCAGGTATCCACTGAGGAATATCGGAATATTGGGGGAGGGAGGATTCAGTGGTCATTGGTGGTGGCAGCTGCCAGTGCGTCTGTAACTTGGGGTGAACTTCGTTTGACCAGTGATGTGCATATGAGCAGTTGCTTCTTTACACACTTTGCCACAGTGGGAATTTTTGTGGGCATGCATTTCCCAGCATGTGGCACCCAAACCTTGCCTCCGCCAGGTCTGGAGTCAGCAC
This window contains:
- the LOC119696537 gene encoding zinc finger protein 184-like, which codes for MKKEQEKGWTKKEKKAGSRRRKRASTELQAETREKKLPWQNIAEEDILSASTVQESNREETPQRYPMRKGSKPSPGCSKEERPTLCQEGSQSFSQNSDLVVYKQHHIDEKHYRKDFSDGSNLIIHRSLHTGEQSYKCEEHRKSFSWSSNLLSHQLVHTGEWPYQCPTCRKTFSFRSHLIYYQKIHSEERPYKYPECGKSFRRYFHLALTETREDKSLHQNLMEEAILSDSMAQEYNGEEKLQWYPMRRVSKHSPQWSSKEERPILCQEGGQSFIQRYGLVVLEWFHIGEMCYRSLECGKSFRWSCYLIWHQKIHMEERP